A single window of Halotalea alkalilenta DNA harbors:
- a CDS encoding methionine ABC transporter ATP-binding protein has protein sequence MITLENIVKTYGSGERAVTALDGIDLHVAAGTISGVIGLSGAGKSTLIRCVNLLERPTSGRVEVDGVELTRLDTAGLRAARHQIGMIFQHFNLLDSRTVYANVALPLELMKMSKAEIRERVLPLLELTGLASMAERHPAQLSGGQKQRVAIARALASRPKVLLCDEATSALDPHTTTSILALLREINQKLGLTILLITHEMEVVKTICDQVSLIEGGKLVETAEVGRFFTAPASQAARAFINDYLELEIPPELLERMGERGDGRAHPVVRLTFGTESVDRPLISHLSRRFDIDISILQARVEAIQSHTLGLMIAELIGDPETTAEVIAYMQSIDLDVEVIGHVPGNE, from the coding sequence ATGATTACCCTAGAAAACATCGTCAAGACCTATGGCAGCGGCGAACGAGCGGTCACCGCCCTCGATGGCATCGATCTGCACGTCGCCGCCGGCACCATCAGCGGCGTCATCGGCCTCTCAGGGGCCGGCAAGAGCACCCTGATCCGCTGCGTCAACCTGCTCGAACGCCCGACCTCGGGCCGGGTGGAAGTCGACGGCGTCGAGCTGACCCGGCTCGATACCGCGGGTCTGCGCGCGGCCCGCCACCAGATCGGCATGATCTTCCAGCACTTCAATCTGCTCGATTCGCGCACCGTCTACGCCAACGTGGCACTGCCGCTCGAACTGATGAAGATGAGCAAGGCGGAAATCCGTGAACGGGTGCTGCCACTGCTCGAGCTGACCGGCCTTGCGAGCATGGCCGAGCGTCACCCAGCGCAGCTCTCCGGCGGCCAGAAACAGCGCGTGGCGATCGCCCGCGCGCTGGCCAGCCGCCCCAAGGTGCTGCTCTGCGACGAAGCGACCTCGGCGCTCGACCCCCACACCACTACCTCCATCCTTGCCCTGCTCAGGGAGATCAACCAAAAGCTGGGGCTGACCATCCTGCTGATCACCCACGAGATGGAGGTGGTCAAGACGATATGCGACCAAGTATCGCTGATCGAAGGCGGCAAGCTGGTCGAGACCGCCGAGGTGGGACGCTTCTTCACCGCACCGGCAAGCCAGGCGGCGCGCGCCTTCATCAACGACTACCTTGAGCTCGAGATACCGCCCGAGCTGCTCGAGCGCATGGGCGAACGCGGCGACGGCCGAGCCCATCCGGTGGTGCGTCTCACCTTCGGCACCGAATCCGTCGACCGTCCACTGATCTCGCACCTTTCGCGTCGTTTCGATATCGACATCAGCATTCTCCAGGCCCGGGTCGAAGCGATCCAGTCGCACACCCTGGGGCTTATGATCGCCGAGCTGATCGGCGATCCCGAGACCACCGCGGAGGTGATCGCGTACATGCAATCCATCGATCTGGACGTGGAGGTGATCGGACATGTTCCTGGGAATGAGTGA
- a CDS encoding FAD-binding protein: MTGIDHRLALERLLASDHAAPNPIDDVEALLKAHHPDYREGSLVSLAVGANRGSECPTALAARLQSNARIEDADLAGAPVVDTEVLIIGGGGAGCAAALTAAEAGGRVILATKLRIGDSNTVMAEGGIQAAVGEDDSIQRHFEDTLRAGHGCADRRLVACLASSAPDSIRWLIDRGMRFDLAEGGAIGGKLLRKKPGGATRARILSFKDYTGLEMMRVLREAVELDERIRLWNRCPLVELLSDEAGHCVGAVLYDLALHSFVLVRASRVILATGGVGRLHLNDFPTSNHYGATADGLVLAYRIGAALRELDSFQYHPTGVAWPSFRLGGLISEAARSAGAHLLNGLGERFVDELAARDVVSAAILRECAEGRGIEREGMVGVFLDIPELERRQPGTLAQRLVSLGHLARQCGIDPSREPMMVRPTLHYQNGGVVIDENGTTSVPGLYCTGELSGGIHGRNRMMGNALQEIITFGRRAGLHAARSASRHPAPKVGLFHLHGWRRQLVAAGMPLDRFGPDLFPSYANFDFGHELALRGGKRTMYAPRARGVE; this comes from the coding sequence ATGACCGGCATCGACCATCGTCTCGCGCTCGAGCGGCTGCTCGCCAGCGACCATGCAGCACCAAATCCGATCGATGACGTCGAGGCGCTATTGAAGGCCCATCACCCGGACTATCGCGAGGGCTCTCTCGTCAGCCTGGCGGTAGGCGCCAACCGCGGCAGCGAATGCCCCACCGCCCTGGCGGCCAGGTTGCAGAGCAATGCCCGGATCGAGGATGCCGACCTCGCCGGCGCCCCGGTGGTCGACACCGAGGTGCTGATCATCGGCGGCGGCGGTGCCGGCTGCGCCGCCGCGCTCACTGCCGCCGAGGCCGGAGGGCGGGTGATTCTCGCCACCAAGCTGCGTATCGGCGACAGCAATACAGTGATGGCCGAGGGCGGTATCCAAGCGGCGGTCGGCGAGGACGATTCGATCCAGCGCCATTTCGAGGATACCCTGCGCGCAGGCCACGGCTGCGCCGATCGCCGCCTGGTGGCATGCCTGGCATCCTCGGCGCCGGACAGCATCCGCTGGCTGATCGACCGCGGCATGCGCTTCGATCTTGCCGAGGGCGGCGCGATCGGCGGCAAGCTGCTGCGCAAGAAGCCCGGCGGAGCGACACGAGCGCGAATCCTCTCGTTCAAGGACTACACCGGACTCGAGATGATGCGGGTGCTGCGGGAAGCCGTCGAGCTCGATGAGCGGATCAGGCTGTGGAATCGCTGCCCGCTGGTCGAACTGCTCTCCGATGAGGCGGGCCACTGCGTCGGCGCCGTGCTCTACGACCTCGCTCTCCACAGCTTCGTGCTGGTTCGTGCCAGTCGCGTGATTCTCGCCACCGGCGGCGTCGGGCGACTGCATCTCAACGACTTTCCCACCTCCAATCATTACGGCGCCACCGCCGATGGACTGGTGCTGGCCTATCGTATCGGTGCTGCGCTGCGCGAACTCGATTCGTTCCAGTACCACCCCACTGGCGTCGCCTGGCCGTCTTTTCGCCTCGGCGGGTTGATCTCCGAAGCCGCGCGCTCCGCCGGCGCCCATTTGCTCAACGGTCTCGGAGAGCGCTTCGTCGACGAGCTCGCTGCGCGCGACGTGGTCTCGGCGGCGATTCTTCGCGAGTGTGCCGAGGGGCGCGGCATCGAGCGCGAAGGCATGGTCGGGGTGTTTCTCGATATTCCCGAGCTAGAACGGCGCCAGCCCGGCACTCTCGCGCAGCGGCTGGTCAGCCTCGGCCACCTCGCCAGGCAATGTGGCATCGATCCCAGCCGCGAGCCGATGATGGTACGCCCCACTTTGCACTACCAGAACGGCGGCGTGGTGATCGACGAGAACGGCACGACCTCTGTGCCGGGGCTCTACTGCACCGGCGAACTCAGCGGCGGCATCCACGGCCGCAATCGGATGATGGGAAACGCACTGCAGGAAATCATCACCTTCGGTCGCCGCGCGGGCCTGCACGCCGCGCGAAGCGCGAGCAGGCATCCCGCCCCCAAGGTCGGGCTGTTCCACCTCCATGGCTGGCGGCGCCAACTGGTGGCGGCGGGAATGCCGCTCGATCGCTTCGGCCCCGACCTGTTCCCCAGCTACGCCAACTTCGATTTCGGCCATGAACTGGCACTGCGTGGTGGTAAGCGAACGATGTATGCGCCGCGCGCAAGGGGGGTCGAATGA
- a CDS encoding MetQ/NlpA family ABC transporter substrate-binding protein, protein MFDRLKGLSPHLALGAGALALSSLLAGCGGGASDDDSVRVGVIAGPESELMEVAQRIAKERFDLDVQIVEFTDYVSPNAALADGSIDANAYQHAPYLQAMNQDRGYDLVSAGNTFLYPIGAYSRRHDSIEALPEGATIALPNDPSNQARALLMLDHAGLISLVDDQNPESTLDDISDNPHGLQFREVDAAQLPRSLDDVDLAFINNTFAQPAGLTPEDALLREGTDSPYVNLIVVRNGDQELPKIRHLVEAFQTEEVASRAEALFQGGAIPGWQ, encoded by the coding sequence ATGTTCGACCGACTCAAAGGTCTTTCTCCACACCTCGCCCTCGGTGCCGGGGCGCTTGCGCTCTCCTCGCTGCTCGCCGGCTGCGGCGGCGGTGCAAGCGATGACGACAGCGTGCGCGTCGGGGTGATCGCAGGCCCCGAAAGCGAGCTGATGGAAGTCGCCCAGCGCATCGCCAAGGAGCGCTTCGACCTCGACGTCCAGATCGTCGAGTTCACCGACTACGTCTCGCCCAACGCCGCGCTGGCCGACGGCAGCATCGACGCCAACGCCTACCAGCACGCGCCCTACCTCCAGGCGATGAACCAGGATCGTGGTTACGACCTGGTGTCGGCCGGCAACACCTTCCTCTATCCGATCGGCGCCTACTCCAGACGCCATGATTCGATCGAGGCGCTGCCCGAAGGCGCCACCATCGCGCTGCCCAACGACCCGTCGAACCAGGCCCGCGCGCTGCTGATGCTCGATCACGCCGGGCTGATCTCGCTGGTCGATGACCAGAATCCTGAATCGACGCTCGACGACATCAGCGACAATCCCCACGGCCTGCAGTTCCGCGAAGTCGATGCCGCCCAGCTGCCGCGTTCGCTCGATGACGTCGACCTGGCGTTCATCAACAACACCTTCGCCCAGCCCGCAGGGCTCACTCCCGAGGATGCACTGCTGCGTGAAGGCACCGACTCGCCCTACGTCAATCTGATCGTGGTGCGCAACGGCGACCAGGAGCTGCCCAAGATTCGCCACCTGGTCGAAGCGTTCCAGACCGAAGAAGTGGCCAGCCGCGCTGAGGCGCTGTTCCAGGGCGGTGCCATTCCTGGCTGGCAGTAA
- a CDS encoding methionine ABC transporter permease, translating to MSEAMLERLWQATLDTLVMVAVSGVISILLGLLLGVALYVTRPDRFLARPLLHGLLGIIVNIGRSIPFIILMVAIVPFTRLLVGSSIGINAAIVPLTVAAIPFVARLVEGSLNEVSPGLIEAAQSMGATAPQIILKVLLPEARGGLITAATITLITLIGYSAMAGAVGAGGLGAIGINYGYNRYDSAVMISTVTIMVVLVQLIQMIGDYLVRKAQHK from the coding sequence ATGAGTGAAGCGATGCTCGAGCGCCTCTGGCAGGCGACCCTCGACACCCTGGTGATGGTCGCGGTGAGCGGCGTCATCTCGATCTTGCTCGGACTGCTGCTCGGGGTGGCACTCTACGTCACACGCCCCGACCGGTTCCTAGCCCGCCCGCTTCTGCACGGGCTGCTCGGCATCATCGTCAACATCGGCCGCTCGATCCCATTCATCATCCTGATGGTCGCGATAGTGCCCTTCACTCGCCTGCTGGTCGGCAGCTCGATCGGGATCAACGCGGCCATCGTGCCGCTCACCGTGGCGGCGATCCCGTTCGTCGCCCGGCTGGTCGAAGGATCGCTCAACGAAGTGTCGCCCGGGCTGATCGAAGCCGCCCAATCGATGGGCGCCACCGCGCCGCAGATCATACTCAAGGTGCTGCTGCCGGAGGCGCGCGGCGGGCTGATCACCGCAGCGACCATCACGCTGATCACCCTGATCGGCTATTCGGCGATGGCCGGCGCGGTGGGTGCGGGCGGCCTTGGCGCGATAGGCATCAACTACGGCTACAACCGCTACGACAGCGCGGTGATGATCAGCACCGTCACCATCATGGTGGTGCTGGTGCAGCTGATCCAGATGATCGGCGACTACCTGGTTCGCAAGGCGCAGCACAAATGA
- a CDS encoding complex I 51 kDa subunit family protein → MTHRPVLLAPTAAVGADLDAWLQNGGAEGLRHALAAPERIIPALARAGLRGMGGAGFPTHRKWSSVAGQSAGDKYVLCNGNEDEPGTFKDRHLLSASPHQVIEGALIAAVAVDANHVLLYVNPHQHEALKSTRAAIEQWRASGLLAPIERRLGLRLALDVVESSGRYIGGEETAVIATIEGGFPFPRRKPPYPAESGVHGRPTLINNVETLANVTHILRHGADWYRALGIGEACGTKLYSLSGDVLEPGLFELPMGTSLRELVFTHGGGMLGPLAFKAVFTGGPSNTLLTADDLDVALDFDSVAQRGSRLGTGAMIVISAGTSIVRKVAEYVDFFAAGSCGQCTPCKTGTYQLSRLLRRIDTGVGVQADLRALESLCALLPGSGRCGLVDGAVTVVRSSMQQFREEYERQLID, encoded by the coding sequence ATGACTCATCGACCGGTACTGCTTGCCCCTACCGCCGCGGTCGGCGCCGATCTCGACGCGTGGCTGCAAAACGGCGGAGCGGAAGGCTTGCGGCACGCCCTGGCAGCGCCCGAACGGATCATTCCCGCGCTCGCCCGCGCGGGGCTTCGCGGCATGGGAGGCGCGGGCTTTCCGACCCATCGCAAGTGGTCGTCCGTCGCCGGCCAGAGCGCAGGTGACAAATACGTGCTGTGCAATGGCAACGAGGATGAACCCGGCACCTTCAAGGATCGTCACCTGCTCAGCGCCTCTCCCCATCAGGTCATCGAGGGTGCGCTGATCGCCGCGGTCGCGGTCGATGCCAACCATGTCCTTCTCTACGTCAACCCGCACCAGCATGAGGCATTGAAGTCGACGCGAGCGGCCATCGAGCAGTGGCGCGCAAGCGGATTGCTCGCACCGATCGAACGACGGCTAGGCCTGCGATTGGCGCTGGACGTAGTCGAGAGTTCGGGACGCTACATCGGCGGGGAGGAGACCGCGGTCATCGCCACGATCGAGGGCGGCTTCCCTTTTCCGCGCCGCAAACCACCCTACCCCGCGGAGTCCGGCGTGCACGGCCGGCCAACGCTGATCAACAATGTCGAGACCCTGGCCAACGTCACCCATATCCTGCGCCACGGCGCCGACTGGTATCGTGCCCTCGGAATCGGCGAGGCCTGCGGTACCAAGCTCTACTCACTATCGGGCGACGTGCTCGAGCCGGGCCTGTTCGAACTGCCGATGGGCACTTCGCTGCGCGAGCTGGTCTTCACCCACGGCGGTGGCATGCTGGGGCCGCTGGCATTCAAGGCGGTGTTCACCGGCGGTCCCTCCAATACGCTGCTGACCGCCGACGATCTGGATGTGGCGCTGGACTTCGACTCGGTCGCGCAGCGCGGCTCGAGGCTCGGCACCGGCGCGATGATCGTGATCTCCGCCGGGACCAGCATCGTGCGCAAGGTCGCCGAGTACGTCGATTTCTTCGCCGCGGGCTCCTGCGGCCAATGCACGCCCTGCAAGACCGGCACCTACCAGCTCTCCCGCCTGCTGCGCCGGATCGATACCGGCGTCGGAGTGCAGGCCGACCTGCGCGCGCTGGAGAGCCTTTGCGCCCTGCTCCCCGGCAGCGGTCGGTGCGGGCTGGTCGACGGTGCGGTGACCGTGGTGCGCAGCTCGATGCAGCAGTTTCGTGAGGAGTACGAGCGCCAGCTGATCGACTGA
- the glpK gene encoding glycerol kinase GlpK: MTDHILAIDQGTTSTRAVLFDRRAKVVAMAQEELPQHFPHNGWVEHHPQDIWQSTVRTITQALRNAGKTIHSLAGIGITNQRETTMVWDARTGEPIHRAIVWQDRRTSAACKALYEAGHEELIRSRTGLLIDPYFSATKLQWLLDHVEGARERAKRGELLFGTIDSYLIWKLTGGKRHVTDATNASRTCLFDIHRQCWDDDLLELFDVPRVMLPEVLDSSGEFGWLDPQLFGASVKIAGVAGDQQAALVGQACFSPGMVKSTYGTGCFMIMNTGERAERSANRLLTTVGYRLNGVPTYAMEGSIFVAGAAVQWMRDGLKLFSDASETERLARASDAEHGVYLVPAFTGLGAPYWDPLARGAIFGLTRSTGISEIVAAGLQSVCYQTRDLQACMDDDAASRAQALRVDGGMVCNDWVMQFLADILDLRVDRPEVLETTALGAAYLAALELGWFSSLDEISALWRRERCFTPNMDAAHREQLYAGWRDAVRRVMS, from the coding sequence ATGACCGATCATATCCTCGCCATCGACCAAGGGACCACCAGCACTCGCGCGGTGCTGTTCGACCGCCGGGCGAAAGTGGTGGCGATGGCCCAGGAGGAGCTGCCCCAGCACTTTCCGCATAACGGCTGGGTAGAGCACCATCCCCAGGACATCTGGCAGTCGACCGTGCGCACCATTACGCAGGCGCTCAGGAATGCGGGCAAGACGATCCATTCGCTGGCCGGCATCGGCATCACCAACCAGCGCGAAACCACGATGGTATGGGACGCTCGCACAGGTGAACCGATCCACCGGGCAATCGTGTGGCAGGATCGCCGCACCAGCGCGGCATGCAAGGCACTGTACGAGGCAGGGCATGAAGAGCTGATCAGGAGCCGCACCGGGCTTTTGATCGATCCCTACTTTTCCGCCACCAAGCTGCAGTGGCTTCTCGACCACGTCGAGGGCGCGCGGGAGCGTGCCAAGCGCGGCGAGCTGCTGTTCGGCACCATCGACAGCTACCTGATCTGGAAGCTCACCGGCGGCAAGCGCCACGTCACCGATGCGACCAACGCCTCGCGCACCTGCCTGTTCGACATTCACCGCCAGTGCTGGGATGACGACCTGCTCGAACTGTTCGACGTGCCGCGGGTGATGCTTCCCGAAGTGCTCGACTCGAGCGGCGAATTCGGCTGGCTCGACCCGCAGCTGTTCGGCGCCTCGGTGAAGATCGCTGGCGTCGCTGGCGACCAGCAGGCGGCCCTGGTCGGCCAGGCCTGCTTCTCGCCGGGGATGGTCAAGAGTACCTACGGTACCGGCTGCTTCATGATCATGAACACCGGAGAGCGCGCCGAGCGCTCCGCCAACCGCCTGCTGACCACGGTCGGCTATCGGCTGAACGGCGTACCGACCTATGCGATGGAGGGCAGTATCTTCGTCGCCGGCGCCGCGGTGCAGTGGATGCGCGACGGGCTCAAGCTGTTCAGCGATGCCTCCGAGACCGAGCGGCTGGCGCGGGCGAGCGATGCCGAGCATGGGGTCTACCTGGTGCCGGCCTTCACCGGCCTGGGCGCGCCCTACTGGGACCCGCTTGCCCGCGGCGCGATCTTCGGCCTGACCCGCAGTACCGGGATCAGCGAGATCGTCGCGGCCGGCCTGCAGTCGGTGTGCTACCAGACCCGCGATCTGCAGGCCTGCATGGACGATGACGCCGCGTCCCGGGCCCAGGCGCTGAGGGTCGACGGCGGCATGGTCTGCAACGATTGGGTGATGCAGTTTCTCGCCGACATCCTCGATCTGCGCGTCGACCGCCCCGAGGTGCTCGAGACCACCGCATTGGGTGCCGCCTACCTGGCCGCGCTGGAGCTCGGCTGGTTCTCCTCGCTGGATGAGATCTCCGCGCTCTGGCGGCGCGAGCGCTGCTTCACCCCGAACATGGACGCAGCGCATCGCGAGCAGCTCTATGCCGGCTGGCGCGACGCCGTGCGCAGGGTGATGTCATGA
- the ung gene encoding uracil-DNA glycosylase yields MPAVLPDDWNATLGAEFEAPYMRSLRRFLQERKERRRIIYPHSKDWFRAFELTPLSQVKVVILGQDPYHGPGQAHGLCFSVRPQVAIPPSLVNIYRELAADEVDFTPVNHGFLESWARQGVMLLNSVLTVEQGAAGSHRDQGWEQFTDRAIELINRECPHVVFLLWGSYAQKKAAFVDRERHLVLHSPHPSPLSAHRGFFGNHHFSRANAFLRDHGITPVDWRLPERVE; encoded by the coding sequence ATGCCCGCTGTGCTCCCCGACGATTGGAACGCGACTCTCGGCGCTGAGTTCGAGGCGCCCTACATGCGCTCGCTCAGGCGTTTCCTGCAGGAGCGCAAGGAGCGGCGCCGAATCATCTACCCCCATTCGAAGGATTGGTTCCGCGCCTTCGAGCTGACCCCTCTGTCCCAGGTCAAGGTGGTGATCCTCGGCCAGGACCCTTACCACGGTCCCGGTCAGGCGCACGGGCTATGCTTCTCGGTGCGCCCGCAGGTGGCGATCCCGCCCTCGCTGGTCAACATCTACCGCGAGCTCGCCGCCGACGAGGTCGATTTCACCCCGGTCAACCACGGCTTTCTCGAGAGCTGGGCGCGCCAAGGCGTGATGCTGCTCAACAGCGTGTTGACGGTGGAGCAGGGTGCCGCCGGGTCGCATCGCGATCAGGGCTGGGAGCAGTTCACCGACCGTGCGATCGAGCTGATCAATCGTGAATGCCCCCATGTGGTGTTCCTGCTCTGGGGCAGCTATGCGCAGAAGAAGGCGGCGTTCGTCGACCGTGAACGCCATCTGGTGCTGCATTCGCCGCATCCCTCACCGCTCTCCGCGCATCGCGGCTTCTTCGGCAACCATCACTTCTCGCGCGCCAACGCCTTCCTCCGCGATCATGGCATCACTCCCGTGGACTGGCGGCTGCCCGAGCGAGTCGAGTGA
- the gpt gene encoding xanthine phosphoribosyltransferase has protein sequence MSNSDRYQHYFTVSWDRLHRDVRELCDSLLNRRFEGIVAVARGGLIPAGLIARELDIRLVDTVCVKSYDKMEQGEGIDVLKGIDHDGDGWLLVDDLVDTGKTARAVREMLPKAHFLTIYAKPEGRELVDQYHSEVAQDTWIQFPWDTGFAYVEPLADRRRRGQD, from the coding sequence ATGAGCAACAGCGACCGCTACCAGCACTACTTCACCGTCTCCTGGGATCGCCTGCACCGCGACGTGCGCGAGCTTTGCGACAGCCTGCTCAATCGCCGCTTCGAGGGCATCGTCGCGGTGGCCCGCGGTGGGCTGATCCCGGCGGGGCTGATCGCGCGCGAGCTCGATATTCGCCTGGTCGACACCGTCTGCGTGAAGAGCTACGACAAGATGGAGCAGGGCGAGGGCATCGACGTGCTCAAGGGCATCGACCATGACGGCGATGGCTGGTTGCTGGTCGATGACCTGGTCGATACCGGCAAGACCGCGCGGGCGGTGCGCGAGATGCTGCCCAAGGCGCATTTCCTCACCATCTACGCCAAGCCCGAGGGGCGCGAGCTGGTCGATCAGTATCATTCCGAGGTGGCTCAGGACACCTGGATCCAGTTTCCCTGGGATACCGGCTTCGCCTATGTCGAGCCGCTGGCCGACCGCCGTCGTCGCGGCCAGGACTGA
- a CDS encoding MIP/aquaporin family protein produces the protein MTPYIGEFAGCVALILFGDGVVANVLLRGSKGHGSGWIVIATGWGLAVMVAVLVANAAGSPEADINPAVTVAKWVLGIHQDAIVVLGYIAAQIAGCFVGAVLVWLTYLPHWQATPEAALKRGVFCTDPAIEHRVGNLLSETIGTVALVIGIGGIVAAGQMPAGLGPFLVGGLVWAIGLSLGGPTGYAINPARDFGPRLAHALLPIAGKGDSAWSYAWVPVFGPLVGAVLGALIWIGLLNG, from the coding sequence ATGACGCCGTACATCGGGGAGTTCGCCGGCTGCGTCGCACTGATCCTGTTCGGCGACGGTGTGGTCGCCAACGTGCTGCTGCGAGGCAGCAAAGGCCACGGCAGCGGGTGGATCGTGATCGCCACCGGCTGGGGGCTGGCGGTGATGGTGGCTGTGCTGGTGGCCAACGCGGCGGGCTCGCCCGAGGCGGATATCAATCCGGCGGTGACGGTCGCGAAATGGGTGCTCGGCATTCACCAGGACGCGATCGTGGTGCTCGGCTACATCGCGGCGCAGATCGCAGGCTGCTTCGTGGGCGCGGTGCTGGTGTGGCTGACCTACCTGCCGCACTGGCAGGCGACGCCGGAGGCGGCGTTGAAGCGTGGAGTATTCTGCACCGATCCTGCGATCGAGCATCGGGTCGGCAATCTGCTCAGCGAGACGATCGGTACGGTGGCGCTGGTGATCGGCATTGGCGGCATCGTCGCCGCTGGGCAGATGCCCGCCGGGCTGGGGCCGTTTCTGGTCGGCGGCCTGGTGTGGGCGATCGGGCTTTCGCTCGGCGGGCCGACCGGGTACGCGATCAATCCGGCCCGCGACTTCGGTCCACGTCTCGCCCATGCGCTGCTGCCGATCGCGGGCAAGGGTGATTCGGCATGGTCCTATGCCTGGGTGCCGGTGTTCGGCCCGCTGGTGGGTGCGGTGCTCGGTGCGCTGATCTGGATCGGCCTGCTGAACGGCTGA
- a CDS encoding adenine phosphoribosyltransferase → MSVYGDYIKSVIRTVRNWPEPGVNFRDITPLLQNSAAFRKLIDSFVHRYQELEIDAIAAIDARGFIIGAPLAYELGCSFVPVRKKGKLPFKTISETYKLEYGESTVELHSDAFRPKDRILIVDDLIATGGTMLAAAKLIERSGGLVVETAGIIDLPELGGSKRIREAGHSVFAVCSFTESE, encoded by the coding sequence ATGAGCGTCTATGGCGACTACATCAAGTCGGTGATTCGCACGGTGCGCAACTGGCCGGAGCCTGGCGTCAATTTCCGCGATATCACTCCGCTGCTGCAGAACAGCGCCGCCTTTCGCAAGCTGATCGACAGCTTCGTGCACCGCTATCAGGAGCTCGAGATCGACGCCATCGCGGCGATCGACGCGCGCGGCTTCATCATCGGCGCGCCGCTCGCCTATGAGCTCGGCTGCAGCTTCGTACCGGTGCGCAAGAAGGGCAAGCTGCCGTTCAAGACGATCAGCGAGACCTATAAACTGGAGTACGGCGAGTCGACCGTCGAACTGCACTCCGACGCTTTCCGTCCGAAGGACCGCATTCTGATCGTCGATGACCTGATCGCCACCGGCGGTACCATGCTCGCCGCCGCCAAGCTGATCGAGCGCAGCGGTGGGCTGGTGGTCGAGACCGCGGGAATCATCGATCTGCCCGAGCTCGGTGGGTCCAAGCGCATCCGCGAGGCGGGCCACAGCGTGTTCGCCGTGTGCAGTTTCACCGAATCGGAGTGA
- a CDS encoding riboflavin synthase: MFTGIIQGVAEVVAIERRAGLHHLTVALPQGLERGLETGASVAHNGCCLTVTEIDGTRAGFDLMAETLRVTNLSGLEVGDRVNIERAARFGDEIGGHAMSGHIICQATLEEIIEAPNNRRLWFRLPGEFLRFVFDKGYIGVDGASLTVAAVEGERFCVDLIPETLARTTLGERSTGARVNIEIDPQTQAIVTTVERVLAARAGETVASSPAVKPGRDLD, encoded by the coding sequence ATGTTCACCGGAATCATCCAGGGAGTCGCCGAGGTCGTCGCGATCGAGCGCCGCGCGGGCCTCCACCATCTCACCGTCGCACTGCCGCAGGGGCTCGAGCGCGGGCTCGAAACCGGGGCTTCCGTGGCCCACAACGGCTGCTGCCTGACCGTCACCGAGATCGACGGTACGCGGGCGGGCTTCGACTTGATGGCAGAAACGCTGAGGGTGACCAATCTTTCAGGCCTCGAGGTCGGTGACCGGGTCAACATCGAGCGCGCTGCGCGCTTCGGCGACGAGATCGGCGGCCACGCGATGTCCGGGCACATCATCTGCCAGGCGACGCTCGAGGAGATCATCGAGGCACCGAACAATCGCAGGCTGTGGTTCCGGCTGCCGGGCGAATTCCTGCGCTTCGTGTTCGACAAGGGCTACATCGGCGTCGATGGCGCCAGCCTGACCGTCGCGGCAGTGGAGGGAGAGCGCTTCTGCGTCGACCTGATCCCAGAGACGCTGGCACGCACTACGCTCGGCGAGCGCTCGACCGGCGCGCGGGTCAACATCGAGATCGATCCGCAGACCCAGGCCATCGTCACTACCGTGGAGCGCGTGCTTGCCGCGCGCGCGGGCGAAACCGTCGCATCGTCACCGGCGGTTAAGCCCGGGCGGGATTTGGATTAG
- a CDS encoding GAF domain-containing protein — MDYSLLGRQLEALLDSRDWLTNSAQTAAFIQHSLDQLNWVGFYLQSSPGWLTLGPFQGKPACNPIAFEHGVCGAAARSRLTQRVDDVHAFPGHIACDAASRSELVVPIVVDDRLWGVLDIDSPIEARFSAEDQAGIERLCEIFKAASDFD, encoded by the coding sequence ATGGACTATTCCCTGCTTGGCCGCCAGCTCGAGGCACTGCTCGACAGCCGCGACTGGCTGACCAATTCGGCCCAGACCGCCGCTTTCATCCAGCATTCGCTCGATCAGCTCAATTGGGTCGGCTTCTACCTGCAGAGCTCGCCCGGCTGGCTCACCCTCGGTCCGTTCCAGGGCAAGCCCGCGTGCAATCCGATCGCCTTCGAGCACGGCGTATGCGGCGCCGCGGCCCGCTCGCGTCTGACCCAGCGGGTGGACGACGTGCATGCCTTTCCAGGCCATATCGCCTGCGACGCCGCCTCTCGCTCGGAGCTGGTGGTACCGATCGTGGTCGACGACAGGCTCTGGGGCGTACTGGATATCGACAGCCCCATCGAGGCGCGCTTCAGCGCCGAGGATCAGGCCGGGATCGAGCGGCTGTGCGAGATATTCAAGGCGGCCAGCGACTTCGACTGA